From the genome of Vibrio navarrensis, one region includes:
- the glnG gene encoding nitrogen regulation protein NR(I), translating into MSKGYVWVVDDDSSIRWVMEKTLSSANIKCETYANGESVLMALEREVPDVLVSDIRMPGIDGIELLQQVHSKCPDLPVIIMTAHSDLDAAVNAYQKGAFEYLPKPFDIDETLTLVERAIAHGQEQKREQMASGNPLSSHTPEIIGEAPAMQEVFRAIGRLSRSSISVLINGESGTGKELVAHALHRHSPRASKPFIALNMAAIPKDLIESELFGHEKGAFTGANSVRQGRFEQANGGTLFLDEIGDMPLDIQTRLLRVLADGQFYRVGGHSPIKVGVRIVAATHQNLERLVQNGDFREDLFHRLNVIRVQIPALRERKQDIEKLTQHFLLRAADELAVEAKTLHRSTLDILSRLNWPGNVRQLENICRWLTVMASGSEILPGDLPSELLQEKKSSEEENAAGTWQEILASWARKELSSGEKELLTYALPQFERILLEAALEHTNGHKQDAAKVLGWGRNTLTRKLKELY; encoded by the coding sequence ATGAGTAAAGGATATGTTTGGGTTGTCGACGACGATAGCTCCATCCGCTGGGTGATGGAAAAAACCCTCTCTTCCGCCAATATCAAGTGCGAAACCTACGCCAATGGTGAAAGTGTGTTGATGGCGTTAGAGCGAGAAGTCCCTGATGTGTTGGTGTCCGATATCCGTATGCCCGGCATTGATGGCATTGAATTGCTGCAACAAGTGCACAGCAAGTGCCCCGATTTGCCTGTGATCATCATGACAGCGCACTCCGATCTCGACGCCGCGGTCAACGCCTATCAGAAGGGTGCGTTTGAATATCTGCCCAAACCGTTTGATATCGACGAAACGCTGACGTTAGTAGAACGCGCCATCGCCCACGGTCAAGAACAAAAGCGCGAGCAGATGGCCTCGGGCAATCCACTTAGCTCCCATACGCCAGAAATCATTGGTGAAGCGCCCGCAATGCAGGAAGTGTTTCGCGCCATCGGCCGGCTTTCACGCTCCTCTATCTCTGTGCTGATCAATGGCGAATCGGGCACGGGTAAAGAGCTGGTCGCTCATGCCCTGCATCGACACAGCCCACGAGCCAGCAAACCGTTTATCGCCCTCAACATGGCCGCGATTCCAAAAGATCTGATTGAGTCGGAGCTGTTTGGCCACGAAAAAGGCGCTTTTACTGGGGCAAATTCGGTGCGCCAAGGACGGTTCGAACAAGCCAACGGCGGCACCCTGTTTTTGGATGAAATTGGCGATATGCCGCTCGATATTCAAACTCGCCTACTGCGCGTGCTCGCCGATGGGCAGTTTTATCGTGTCGGCGGTCACTCGCCGATCAAAGTTGGCGTGAGGATTGTCGCCGCCACCCACCAAAATCTCGAACGTTTGGTGCAAAACGGCGATTTCCGAGAAGACCTGTTTCACCGCCTCAATGTTATCCGAGTGCAGATCCCCGCATTGCGCGAACGCAAACAGGATATAGAAAAACTGACTCAGCACTTTTTACTGCGCGCCGCCGATGAGTTAGCGGTGGAAGCCAAAACACTGCATCGCAGTACCTTAGACATTCTCTCGCGTCTCAATTGGCCTGGGAACGTGCGTCAGTTGGAAAACATCTGTCGCTGGTTGACCGTAATGGCCAGTGGCAGCGAAATTTTACCGGGCGATCTGCCGAGTGAACTGCTGCAAGAGAAAAAGAGCAGCGAGGAAGAAAACGCGGCAGGGACTTGGCAGGAGATTCTCGCCAGTTGGGCGCGAAAAGAACTCAGCTCTGGGGAAAAAGAGCTGCTGACATACGCACTTCCACAATTCGAACGTATACTGTTAGAAGCAGCACTCGAGCACACCAACGGCCACAAACAGGACGCGGCCAAAGTACTCGGCTGGGGGCGCAATACCTTGACACGTAAATTAAAAGAACTGTATTGA
- the glnA gene encoding glutamate--ammonia ligase, whose amino-acid sequence MSVENVLSLIQENEVKFVDLRFTDTKGKEQHISIPAHQIDADFFEDGKMFDGSSVAGWKGINESDMVMMPDASSAVLDPFTEEATLNIRCDILEPATMQGYDRDPRSIAKRAEDYLRSTGIADTVLVGPEPEFFLFDDVKFSTDMSGSFFKIDDVEAAWNTGSDYENGNKGHRPGVKGGYFPVAPVDSSQDLRSAMCLVMEEMGLVVEAHHHEVATAGQNEIATRFNTLTTKADEIQIYKYVVHNVAHAYGKTATFMPKPLVGDNGSGMHVHQSLAKDGVNLFAGDKYGGLSETALYYIGGIIKHARALNALTNPSTNSYKRLVPHYEAPVMLAYSARNRSASIRIPVVPSPKARRVEVRFPDPAANPYLAFAALLMAGLDGIKNKIHPGEAMDKDLYDLPAEEAAEIPKVAESLKQALECLDKDREFLTAGGVFSDDFIDSYIELKTKDVERVNTAVHPLEFELYYSV is encoded by the coding sequence ATGTCAGTAGAAAACGTTCTATCGCTTATCCAAGAAAACGAAGTTAAGTTTGTTGACCTGCGTTTTACCGATACGAAAGGTAAAGAGCAGCACATTTCTATTCCTGCACACCAAATTGATGCTGACTTCTTCGAAGACGGTAAGATGTTTGATGGTTCCTCTGTAGCGGGCTGGAAAGGCATCAACGAATCAGACATGGTGATGATGCCTGATGCGTCTTCTGCGGTACTTGACCCATTCACTGAAGAAGCGACTCTGAACATCCGTTGTGACATCCTTGAGCCTGCAACCATGCAAGGCTACGACCGCGACCCACGTTCTATCGCAAAACGCGCGGAAGATTACCTACGTTCTACTGGCATCGCAGACACCGTTCTTGTTGGTCCAGAGCCAGAGTTCTTCCTGTTTGACGACGTGAAGTTCTCTACGGATATGTCAGGTTCTTTCTTCAAGATTGACGACGTAGAAGCTGCATGGAACACAGGTTCAGATTACGAAAACGGTAACAAAGGTCACCGTCCTGGCGTGAAAGGGGGTTACTTCCCAGTAGCTCCAGTGGACTCTTCTCAAGACCTGCGTTCTGCAATGTGTCTAGTAATGGAAGAGATGGGCCTAGTGGTTGAAGCGCACCACCACGAAGTGGCGACGGCAGGTCAAAACGAGATCGCGACTCGCTTCAACACGCTAACCACGAAAGCGGACGAGATCCAAATCTACAAGTACGTGGTTCACAACGTAGCACACGCATACGGCAAAACTGCGACCTTTATGCCGAAACCACTGGTTGGCGACAACGGCTCAGGCATGCACGTTCACCAATCTCTGGCGAAAGACGGCGTTAACCTCTTCGCGGGTGACAAGTACGGCGGCCTGTCAGAAACAGCTCTGTACTACATCGGTGGTATCATCAAGCACGCTCGTGCACTGAACGCGCTGACTAACCCATCAACTAACTCGTACAAGCGTCTGGTTCCTCACTACGAAGCGCCTGTTATGCTAGCTTACTCTGCGCGTAACCGTTCTGCGTCTATCCGTATCCCTGTGGTACCAAGTCCGAAAGCACGTCGTGTAGAAGTTCGCTTCCCAGACCCAGCAGCAAACCCATACCTAGCGTTTGCCGCATTGCTGATGGCTGGTCTTGACGGTATCAAGAACAAGATCCACCCAGGGGAAGCGATGGACAAAGACCTTTACGATCTGCCTGCAGAAGAAGCAGCAGAGATTCCAAAGGTTGCAGAATCACTCAAGCAAGCTCTTGAGTGCCTAGACAAAGACCGTGAGTTCCTAACTGCGGGCGGCGTATTCTCTGATGATTTCATCGATTCTTACATCGAACTGAAAACCAAAGACGTTGAGCGCGTTAACACCGCCGTTCACCCACTGGAATTTGAACTGTACTACTCAGTGTAA
- the typA gene encoding translational GTPase TypA, which produces MTTPQIDNLRNIAIIAHVDHGKTTLVDKLLQQSGTLQSRGDIEERVMDSNDIEKERGITILAKNTAINWNDYRINIVDTPGHADFGGEVERIMSMVDCVLLIVDAVDGPMPQTRFVTQKAFAHGLKPIVVINKIDRPGARPDWVMDQVFDLFDNLGATDEQLDFKVVYASALNGWATLEEGETGENMEPLFQTIVDVVAAPEVDLDGPLQMQISQLDYSSYVGVIGVGRIKRGKVKANQQVSIVGADGKVRNGKVGTVLGYLGLERHEVPQATAGDIIAITGLGELKISDTICDANKVEALPALSVDEPTVTMTFQVNTSPFAGLEGKYVTSRNILERLEKELVHNVALRVEQTEDPDKFRVSGRGELHLSILIENMRREGFELAVSRPEVILKEENGQLMEPFETVTIDVQEEHQGGIMEKIGMRKGELKDMAPDGKGRVRLDFIMPSRGLIGFQTEFMTLTSGSGLLYHTFDHYGPHKGGTIGQRVNGVLIANAAGKALTNALFNLQERGRLFIGHGVEVYEGMVIGIHSRDNDLTVNALKGKQLTNVRASGTDDAQVLTPPIIMTLEQALEFIDDDELVEVTPESIRIRKKFLTESDRKRASREAK; this is translated from the coding sequence ATGACGACTCCACAGATTGATAATTTAAGAAATATCGCGATCATCGCGCACGTTGACCACGGTAAAACCACACTGGTTGACAAACTGCTGCAACAATCAGGCACTTTGCAATCTCGCGGTGACATTGAAGAGCGAGTCATGGACTCGAACGACATCGAGAAAGAGCGTGGCATCACCATCCTGGCGAAAAACACCGCCATCAACTGGAACGACTACCGCATCAACATCGTAGACACCCCGGGACACGCGGACTTCGGTGGTGAAGTTGAACGTATTATGTCTATGGTTGACTGCGTGCTGCTGATCGTTGACGCGGTGGATGGCCCAATGCCACAAACGCGCTTTGTAACACAAAAGGCATTTGCTCACGGTCTGAAGCCAATCGTGGTTATCAACAAAATTGACCGCCCTGGCGCACGTCCTGACTGGGTTATGGATCAAGTGTTTGATCTGTTCGACAACCTCGGTGCGACAGACGAACAGCTGGACTTTAAAGTGGTTTACGCGTCAGCGCTGAATGGCTGGGCGACACTGGAAGAAGGCGAAACAGGCGAGAACATGGAACCTCTGTTCCAGACCATCGTCGATGTGGTTGCTGCGCCAGAAGTGGACCTTGATGGCCCGCTACAAATGCAAATTTCTCAGCTGGATTACAGCTCATACGTTGGCGTTATCGGCGTGGGTCGTATCAAACGCGGTAAAGTAAAAGCCAACCAACAAGTAAGTATTGTCGGTGCGGACGGTAAAGTTCGTAACGGTAAAGTGGGTACAGTACTCGGTTACCTTGGCCTTGAGCGCCATGAAGTGCCGCAAGCAACCGCAGGTGACATCATTGCGATTACGGGTCTTGGTGAGCTGAAAATCTCTGACACCATCTGTGATGCAAACAAAGTGGAAGCACTGCCTGCACTGTCTGTTGACGAGCCAACCGTGACCATGACGTTCCAAGTGAACACCTCACCTTTTGCCGGTCTTGAAGGTAAATACGTCACGTCACGTAACATCCTTGAGCGTCTTGAGAAAGAATTGGTGCACAACGTAGCACTGCGCGTTGAACAAACGGAAGATCCAGACAAATTCCGCGTTTCTGGCCGTGGCGAACTGCACCTTTCGATTCTGATCGAAAACATGCGTCGTGAAGGCTTCGAGCTCGCGGTATCTCGTCCAGAAGTTATTCTTAAAGAAGAGAACGGCCAGTTGATGGAACCATTTGAAACCGTGACCATCGATGTTCAAGAAGAGCATCAGGGCGGTATCATGGAAAAAATTGGTATGCGTAAGGGTGAGCTGAAAGACATGGCACCGGATGGTAAAGGCCGTGTACGTCTTGACTTCATCATGCCTTCTCGTGGTCTGATTGGTTTCCAAACCGAGTTCATGACACTGACCTCGGGTTCTGGCCTTCTGTACCATACTTTTGACCATTACGGCCCACACAAAGGCGGCACCATTGGTCAACGTGTCAATGGTGTATTGATCGCCAACGCAGCGGGTAAAGCACTGACCAACGCACTGTTTAACCTGCAAGAGCGTGGCCGTCTATTTATCGGTCACGGCGTGGAAGTATACGAAGGTATGGTGATCGGTATTCACAGCCGTGACAACGACCTGACCGTAAACGCCCTGAAAGGTAAGCAACTGACCAACGTACGTGCATCGGGCACCGATGACGCGCAGGTACTGACGCCACCAATCATCATGACTCTAGAGCAAGCGCTTGAGTTTATCGATGACGACGAATTGGTAGAAGTAACGCCGGAAAGCATCCGTATTCGTAAGAAATTCCTCACAGAAAGCGACCGTAAGCGCGCTTCACGTGAAGCGAAGTAA
- a CDS encoding virulence factor BrkB family protein — translation MNQLPGSDKLRLQTLAGNGIAFARYLIARMQHDRVNVNAGYLAYITLLSIVPLMTVLLSILSKFPVFENVGTILQGFIITHFVPAAGDAVHNALQDFVANTGKMTAVGAAFLFVAALMLISNIDKNLNYIWRVRKKRRAVFSFSMYWMVLTLGPILVGTSIAATSYVTSLRLLDSEAISGMYNLLLRWLPFILSFCAFVGLYLLVPNKKVHFSHAVIGAIIAAILFEMSKKGFAAYITQFPSYQVIYGALAAIPILFVWVYLCWLIVLIGAEVTAALGEKEQWRLSAEMIHSQAEKMLAAEEDSSSDCADSESK, via the coding sequence ATGAACCAGTTACCTGGGAGTGACAAGTTGAGATTGCAAACCCTCGCCGGAAATGGAATCGCGTTTGCGCGCTATTTAATTGCCCGAATGCAACACGATCGGGTGAATGTGAACGCCGGTTATTTGGCCTATATTACCTTGCTCTCGATTGTGCCACTGATGACAGTACTTTTATCGATTTTGTCTAAATTTCCAGTGTTTGAAAATGTTGGCACTATATTGCAAGGTTTTATCATTACCCATTTTGTCCCCGCGGCTGGGGATGCGGTGCATAACGCGCTACAGGATTTTGTCGCCAATACCGGAAAAATGACCGCCGTCGGCGCGGCCTTTCTTTTTGTTGCGGCTTTGATGCTTATCTCCAACATCGATAAAAATCTCAACTACATTTGGCGGGTGCGGAAAAAGCGCCGTGCGGTGTTCTCGTTTTCCATGTATTGGATGGTGTTGACCTTGGGGCCGATTTTGGTCGGAACCAGCATCGCCGCGACCTCGTATGTGACTTCGCTGCGTCTGCTCGACAGCGAAGCAATTTCTGGCATGTACAATTTACTGCTGCGCTGGCTACCGTTTATTCTCTCGTTTTGTGCCTTTGTCGGTTTGTATCTGTTGGTACCGAACAAAAAAGTCCATTTTTCCCATGCAGTCATCGGGGCGATCATCGCCGCGATTTTGTTTGAGATGAGTAAAAAAGGCTTCGCCGCGTACATAACCCAGTTTCCTTCTTACCAAGTGATATATGGCGCGCTGGCGGCCATTCCTATTTTGTTTGTTTGGGTCTATTTGTGCTGGCTGATTGTGTTGATCGGTGCGGAAGTAACCGCGGCATTGGGTGAGAAGGAACAGTGGAGACTGAGCGCGGAAATGATACACTCTCAGGCAGAAAAAATGTTGGCTGCAGAAGAGGATAGTAGTAGTGATTGCGCTGATTCAGAGAGTAAGTGA
- the glnL gene encoding nitrogen regulation protein NR(II), which translates to MIVNSALSDTILSNMVTATLILDDGLQVKHANPAAEQLFAQSAKRIIHQPLSQLIQHASLDLALLSQPLQSGQSITDNDVTFVVDGKPLLLEVTVSPISIEREPMLLVEMRKVDQQRRITQEMNQHAQQQAAKLLVRGLAHEIKNPLGGLRGAAQLLEKMLPEPSLTEYTQIIIEQADRLRTLVDRLLGPQKPGKKQEANLHQVLEKVRQLVELESQQKLLIERDYDPSLPDIYMAADQIEQAMLNIVSNAAQVLANQDDGLITIRTRTVHQANIHGHRCKVAARIEIIDNGPGIPVELQDTLFYPMVSGREGGTGLGLSISQNLIDQHNGKIDVESWPGHTNFTIYLPI; encoded by the coding sequence GTGATTGTGAATTCAGCGCTTTCAGACACAATTCTCAGCAATATGGTGACCGCAACCCTGATCCTCGATGATGGGTTGCAGGTTAAACACGCCAACCCGGCGGCCGAGCAACTCTTCGCGCAAAGCGCCAAACGCATCATCCACCAACCGCTGTCACAATTGATCCAACACGCCTCCCTCGATTTAGCCTTGCTCTCACAACCACTACAAAGCGGTCAAAGCATCACGGACAACGACGTCACTTTCGTTGTTGATGGTAAGCCGCTGCTGCTGGAAGTGACAGTCAGCCCTATCTCGATTGAGCGTGAACCAATGCTGCTGGTAGAGATGCGCAAGGTTGACCAACAGCGGCGTATCACCCAAGAGATGAACCAACACGCGCAGCAGCAAGCGGCCAAACTCTTAGTCAGAGGACTAGCGCACGAGATCAAAAACCCCTTAGGTGGCTTGCGCGGCGCGGCGCAATTGCTAGAGAAGATGTTGCCCGAACCAAGCCTGACCGAATATACCCAGATCATCATTGAACAAGCGGATCGGCTGCGCACCCTGGTCGACCGGCTGCTTGGCCCACAAAAGCCGGGCAAAAAGCAAGAAGCCAATCTGCATCAGGTTTTGGAAAAAGTGCGCCAATTGGTCGAATTAGAATCACAGCAAAAACTGCTGATTGAGCGCGATTATGACCCAAGCCTGCCGGACATTTATATGGCTGCGGACCAAATTGAGCAGGCGATGCTGAACATTGTTAGCAACGCGGCACAAGTTCTGGCCAACCAAGACGACGGCCTGATCACCATACGCACCAGAACGGTGCATCAAGCCAATATCCACGGCCATCGCTGCAAAGTGGCCGCGCGAATTGAAATCATAGATAACGGCCCCGGTATTCCGGTTGAGCTGCAAGATACCTTGTTTTACCCCATGGTCAGCGGACGAGAAGGAGGCACCGGACTTGGGCTTTCTATCTCGCAAAATCTGATAGATCAACATAACGGCAAAATCGATGTCGAAAGCTGGCCTGGGCATACCAATTTCACCATTTATCTGCCAATTTAA
- the dtd gene encoding D-aminoacyl-tRNA deacylase: protein MIALIQRVSEAAVRVDGEVVGQIEKGLLVLLGVEKDDDEAKTRRLVERVTTYRVFEDDDGKMNLNVQQVGGKVLVVSQFTLPADTKKGTRAGFSRGAHPTEAERLYDYFSDQCQQVLPTERGRFAADMKVSLVNDGPVTFWLQV, encoded by the coding sequence GTGATTGCGCTGATTCAGAGAGTAAGTGAAGCCGCTGTTCGCGTCGATGGTGAAGTGGTCGGGCAGATAGAAAAAGGGCTATTGGTCCTGCTCGGTGTTGAAAAAGACGATGATGAAGCCAAAACTCGCCGATTGGTAGAGCGGGTCACCACTTACCGTGTGTTTGAAGACGACGACGGCAAAATGAATCTCAATGTGCAGCAAGTCGGGGGCAAAGTGCTGGTGGTGTCGCAGTTTACCTTGCCTGCCGACACTAAAAAAGGCACGCGCGCAGGCTTTTCTCGCGGCGCTCACCCCACAGAGGCCGAGCGTTTGTATGACTATTTTTCAGACCAGTGCCAACAGGTGTTGCCGACAGAGCGAGGTCGCTTTGCGGCAGATATGAAAGTATCTTTAGTGAATGATGGTCCGGTAACCTTCTGGTTACAGGTGTAA
- a CDS encoding DUF4124 domain-containing protein, translated as MIKRLSLLCVLLSSLAHAQTVYTWVDADGVLHFSDTPGSGAKSITLADLDASAPAPHVESTQKMDAAQPSTTQASSAKETAVEPAQPSSSDQAPAELQLSMASPANDTTIRSNRGLIFIRMESNRKLEVGEQLQLILNGHRYGAPQTGLTWQLKNIDRGTHTLAVQAYRNGKIIASSSPISVHLHRTSIK; from the coding sequence ATGATAAAAAGACTTTCTCTGCTGTGTGTATTGCTCAGTTCTCTTGCGCACGCACAGACAGTGTACACTTGGGTCGACGCCGATGGCGTGCTGCATTTTAGTGATACTCCCGGCAGTGGTGCGAAAAGCATTACGCTAGCGGATTTGGACGCCAGTGCCCCTGCGCCACACGTTGAATCCACGCAAAAGATGGACGCTGCGCAACCCAGCACTACGCAGGCTTCTTCAGCAAAAGAAACGGCGGTTGAACCCGCGCAGCCAAGCTCGTCGGATCAAGCCCCCGCCGAGTTACAACTGAGTATGGCGTCTCCGGCGAATGACACCACCATCCGCAGCAATCGCGGCCTCATCTTTATTCGCATGGAAAGCAATCGCAAGCTTGAGGTTGGCGAACAGCTGCAGTTGATACTCAACGGACACCGTTATGGTGCACCACAAACCGGCTTGACTTGGCAATTGAAAAACATTGACCGTGGTACCCACACACTGGCCGTTCAGGCTTACAGAAACGGCAAGATAATTGCATCATCCAGCCCTATATCAGTGCATTTGCATCGCACCAGTATTAAATAG
- a CDS encoding AsmA family protein has product MKKIVITITVLLLVVAIIPLALLCSLQTRYASPVFNQLNQWLHSGVSASEVRYQFPYHFSFKNLTFDHPDVSYVEQLDLWFNPSLYRDGQWQLDSVLIDGLSLQQGLSSNPQTWLRDAVDIQQIALSHFDYADKEFSARGLKVQLKQPYWETTEQWLPYAEIQLSADQIYWQGEAFNKTLLDMDYRPQESTVFGLSFLWRGGHLSGQAEQYAQGWSLVNVTIDGLTLSEQQVQSIVAKPWTRLGNISHINSLDVMRSSIDYQGYQLVNVELSCENLTLPFAWWQQNDGLFSLSAESVQDRHNMWIEPRLSLRLNPAQIDVEEAAFLWQQGNVSFSGRITPHALALKHVNVNNVKWAAEQPGEGEWLKQLLRQAKEISVETLNIERSQFIQLIREPYWQLTGLNIEGQNLLIKQDGQLGLWQGTLSASAANASYQSVLSSHPIIEMHSDQGKWQMDRLFAPLQQGYVEGQASLDLTQISKPWQLTLNADGFPAGLLLSQLPLPLEINAISSIDLQAKGLAGDWAMFSHTLSGGVYAQLHEAYIQAQDNSITPLMLSELRLDMQRGKLSLSPINVSGPSITGNISGQADLAADAPQGISYQFMIGCQQLSGDLLSDQHQRHSECDAALSSESQPPSENQPNLATLTQ; this is encoded by the coding sequence ATGAAAAAAATAGTTATAACCATCACTGTCTTGCTTTTGGTCGTTGCGATTATTCCACTCGCGCTTTTGTGTTCACTGCAAACTCGCTACGCAAGCCCGGTATTCAATCAACTCAATCAATGGCTGCACTCTGGTGTCAGTGCTTCAGAAGTTCGCTACCAGTTTCCCTATCATTTTTCTTTTAAGAATCTGACCTTTGATCACCCAGACGTGAGCTATGTCGAACAACTCGATCTCTGGTTCAACCCGTCACTTTACCGTGATGGACAGTGGCAGTTAGACAGTGTGCTGATCGACGGCCTCAGTCTCCAACAAGGGCTAAGCAGCAATCCGCAAACTTGGCTGCGTGATGCGGTTGATATCCAGCAAATCGCCTTGTCTCACTTTGACTACGCCGATAAAGAGTTCAGCGCGCGCGGTCTTAAAGTTCAGCTCAAACAGCCATACTGGGAGACGACAGAGCAGTGGCTGCCGTATGCTGAGATTCAACTTTCCGCTGATCAAATCTATTGGCAAGGCGAGGCGTTCAACAAAACGTTGCTTGATATGGACTATCGCCCGCAAGAGAGTACGGTGTTTGGCCTCTCCTTCCTCTGGCGTGGTGGGCACCTCTCCGGTCAGGCTGAGCAGTACGCACAAGGCTGGTCACTGGTCAATGTCACCATTGATGGCCTTACACTCTCAGAGCAGCAAGTGCAGTCGATTGTGGCCAAACCTTGGACAAGGCTGGGCAACATTAGCCATATCAACAGCCTCGATGTGATGCGTAGCAGCATTGATTACCAAGGCTATCAACTGGTCAATGTTGAGCTCTCCTGTGAAAATCTCACCCTACCGTTTGCTTGGTGGCAGCAAAACGATGGCCTTTTTTCTCTCTCTGCGGAAAGCGTGCAAGACCGACACAACATGTGGATTGAACCGCGTCTCAGCCTGCGTCTCAATCCTGCGCAAATTGATGTCGAAGAAGCCGCTTTTCTCTGGCAGCAGGGGAACGTGAGCTTTTCTGGCCGCATCACTCCGCACGCGCTGGCACTGAAACACGTGAACGTTAATAACGTGAAGTGGGCCGCTGAACAGCCCGGTGAAGGAGAGTGGCTGAAACAGTTGCTTAGACAGGCGAAAGAGATTTCCGTTGAAACGCTGAATATCGAGCGCAGCCAATTTATCCAACTGATCCGCGAACCCTATTGGCAACTGACTGGACTCAATATCGAAGGACAGAACTTGCTGATTAAGCAAGACGGGCAACTTGGTCTTTGGCAAGGTACGCTGAGCGCCAGCGCCGCCAATGCAAGCTACCAGAGTGTACTCAGCTCACACCCGATCATTGAAATGCACAGCGACCAAGGCAAATGGCAGATGGATCGTTTGTTTGCCCCGCTACAACAAGGTTATGTAGAGGGACAGGCCTCGCTTGATCTGACACAAATCAGCAAACCGTGGCAACTCACCCTCAATGCCGATGGCTTCCCTGCAGGGTTGCTATTGTCGCAATTACCGCTGCCGTTGGAGATCAACGCGATCAGCAGCATCGATTTACAAGCCAAGGGGTTGGCGGGCGACTGGGCGATGTTCTCCCATACCTTGTCGGGCGGGGTGTATGCGCAGTTACATGAAGCGTATATCCAAGCTCAAGACAACAGCATCACACCATTAATGCTATCGGAACTCAGGCTCGATATGCAGCGAGGTAAGCTGTCACTCAGCCCGATCAACGTCAGCGGCCCATCGATCACAGGCAACATCAGCGGCCAAGCGGACCTCGCAGCCGATGCGCCTCAAGGTATCAGCTATCAGTTCATGATTGGCTGTCAGCAGTTGAGTGGTGACCTTCTCTCGGATCAACACCAGCGCCACAGCGAATGCGACGCGGCATTAAGCAGTGAAAGCCAACCACCCAGTGAAAACCAACCCAATTTAGCCACGCTGACTCAATAG
- a CDS encoding bifunctional GNAT family N-acetyltransferase/hotdog fold thioesterase: protein MFKLITPKTDNQLNKYYHFRWQMLREPWRMPIGSERDEYDGMSHHRMIVDGRGRPIAIGRLYISPDSEGQIRYMAVKGTRRGKGMGSLVLVALESLALQEGAKRLVCNSREDAIAFYERNGFERRGELTDERGPVRHQQMVKHLDPMANVLRNPKWCTELQDRWDRQIPISDKMGIKINQYTGYQFECSAQLNPNLNPHNTLFAGSAFTLATLTGWGMAWLLLKERGLTGDIVLADSSIRYRHPVEKNPIASTSLDGISGDLDRLASGRKARIVIHVTIFSGEVAAVEFMGTYMLLPDYKKLLSQRG from the coding sequence ATGTTTAAGCTGATCACGCCGAAAACAGATAACCAACTCAACAAGTATTACCACTTTCGTTGGCAAATGCTGCGCGAGCCCTGGCGTATGCCAATCGGTTCAGAGCGCGATGAATACGACGGTATGAGCCATCATCGCATGATTGTCGATGGCCGGGGACGGCCAATTGCCATCGGTCGATTGTATATCTCTCCGGATAGCGAAGGCCAAATCCGCTATATGGCGGTGAAAGGCACTCGCCGTGGCAAAGGTATGGGCTCGCTGGTGTTAGTGGCGCTGGAATCGCTCGCCCTGCAAGAGGGAGCGAAACGTTTAGTGTGTAATTCGCGTGAGGACGCTATCGCCTTTTACGAGAGAAATGGTTTTGAGCGTCGAGGTGAGCTGACCGATGAACGCGGTCCGGTGCGTCATCAGCAAATGGTCAAGCACCTTGATCCGATGGCCAACGTATTGCGCAATCCGAAGTGGTGTACGGAATTGCAAGATCGCTGGGACAGACAAATTCCGATCAGCGATAAGATGGGCATCAAAATCAACCAATATACCGGTTATCAGTTTGAGTGCAGTGCGCAGCTCAACCCCAATTTAAACCCGCATAATACTCTGTTCGCTGGGTCGGCATTCACGCTGGCGACGTTAACCGGCTGGGGCATGGCGTGGTTATTGCTGAAAGAGCGTGGTTTAACCGGAGATATTGTTTTGGCAGACAGTAGCATTCGCTACCGTCATCCGGTGGAGAAGAACCCGATTGCCAGCACGTCGCTGGATGGTATTAGTGGCGATTTGGACCGACTCGCCTCTGGACGCAAAGCGCGTATCGTGATCCATGTGACCATTTTTAGTGGTGAGGTTGCGGCGGTGGAGTTCATGGGAACCTATATGCTGCTACCCGATTACAAAAAGCTATTGAGTCAGCGTGGCTAA